DNA from Kitasatospora herbaricolor:
GACTGCACAAGTCTAATCCGGGGCGGCGCGCCTGGGTGGCCGGATCCCCCCAAGACCTAGATCTAGTGGCTAGAGTGCTCCTCGGACCCACAAGTTGTGGTCGACCCCCTCGCATCGCGTAGACTCGTCGGGGTCCGCACGTCATGCCAGGGAGGGAATCCTCAGGTGCACTGCCCCTTCTGTAGGCACTCCGACAGTCGCGTCGTCGACAGTCGCACCACCGACGACGGCAGCTCGATCCGCCGCCGCCGCCAGTGCCCCGACTGCAGCCGCCGATTCACCACGGTGGAGACGGCCGCGCTGATGGTCGTCAAGCGCAGCGGCGTCACCGAGCCGTTCAGCCGGGAGAAGGTCATCTCCGGGGTCCGCAAGGCCTGCCAGGGCCGCCCGGTCACCGAGGACGCCCTCGCCCAGCTCGGCCAGCGGGTCGAGGAGTGCCTGCGGGCCAGCGGCAGTGCCGAACTCTCGACACACGACGTCGGGCTCG
Protein-coding regions in this window:
- the nrdR gene encoding transcriptional regulator NrdR; protein product: MHCPFCRHSDSRVVDSRTTDDGSSIRRRRQCPDCSRRFTTVETAALMVVKRSGVTEPFSREKVISGVRKACQGRPVTEDALAQLGQRVEECLRASGSAELSTHDVGLAILGPLKDLDVVAYLRFASVYRAYDGLEDFEAAIAELRAEQAFALEGGAPVPAPAAAS